The genomic region GTCGGCCTCCGCTCGCTTGCGAAATTCGGCAGCCACCACGCGGAGTTGGCGCAGCATGGCGAGGTAGTTGACCTCTACCAGTTGTTCCCAGCGCTCCGGGTCGGAGCTCAGTACGGTGCCGGGCAGGCCCTGCCCGGCGGCGGCGACGAACACGTCGGCAGGGCCCCACTCGCGCTCGGCCGTGGCCAACAGTTCCTCGGTGTGGCCCGCCTGGGTGATGTCGCCTTCCACCGGGACGGTCCGGCCGGGCGCCGTGGCCACCTCTGCCGCCAGTTCCTTCAGTTGTTCGGCGCGCCGCCCGGCGGCCACCACGTGGGCTCCCCGCTGGGCGAGGTCGCGGACGACGGCCCGCCCTATCCCCGACGAGGCCCCGGTCACGACTGCGATGCGTCGGTCTGTCATGTCGAGTCCCTGTCCTTCATCGATCGGCCGGCTCATGGAGAGGGCGGAGCGGCAGCTCGCCCTGGTCGATCACGCCGGTCAACCAGGCGTGCAGCCAACTGCGGTCCGGTGCGGGGAACGACACGTCCAGGCGGGTGAGCAGCCGATGGGTGCGGCTGTGGTCGTAGCGGACGTTGCGCTCCGGGCGGCTCGCCCAGAAGTGGGCCAGAGCGATCTGTTCGTCGCCGTCTGCCAGGTGGTCCGCGAACAACGGCGCGAAGTCGGCGGCCTCGTCGGGCTCCAGGTCGAACCCGAGGTCGCACAGGGCGCCGAACAGGTCCGCGTAGGGCACTTCGTGGAGCGTGTCGACGTGGAAGGTTCCGCCGGACACCCTTTCGCTCCGGGAGATCTGCAGGATGCCTTCGGCCACCACATCCACCGGGCTGAGTGCGACCGTCCGCGCGTCGACGCTGGGTACACGGCCGATCTGGACTGCGGCGCGCAGGAGTTGGACCAGCCGGCTGTCGCCGCCGTTGCGCTGGAAGCGGCCGGTGACCGAGTGGCCGGTGACGTTCCCCGACCGGTAGATGAAACCTGTGCCGCCGGCCGCGGTGAACTCGTGGACGATGCGCTCTGCTTCGTACTTGCTGCGCTCGTACTCGTTGAGGAAGCTCTGGCCGATGTTGAGGGTTTCCTCGGAGAAGACCGCCGGCTCGCCCTCCGGCCCGGCGCCGCAGACCGCGAGAGTGGACACGTAGTGCAGGTCCTTCGGCCGGCCGTTGGAGGCGAGAGCCACGACTGCGCGCACCGGGTCGGTGTTGAGGCGGGTGAAGCTGTCGCGGTCGCCGAACAGACGGGTGTCGGCGGCGAGGTGGAAGACGGCCTCGACCTCGCGGACCAGCCGTGCGTAGTCCCGGTCGGGCAGGCCGAACGCGGGCTCGGCCAGATCACCGGCCAGCACGGTGAGTCGGTCGGCGTAGCGGTCGAAGTCGCCGTCGGGGAGGTACCAGGTGAGCGTCTCGCGCAGGCGCTCGGCGGCCGGGCAGCCGTCGCGGTCACGGACCAGGCAGTAGATCGTGCCGCTGGTGCGGGTGAGCAGCAGGTGCAGGAGGTGGGCGCCGATGAAGCCGGTGGCCCCCGTGAGGAGCACGGTGCCGTACTCGCGAACGCCGGTGCGTCCGAGGCCGCTGTCGGCCGGCGGTTCGAAGCGCAGCGTACGCGGGACTTGGACGAGCAGACCCGTGGTGGAGCCGGGCTCCACCACGAACTGCCCTTCCTCCGGCGGGAGTCCGGCCGCCTCCAGCAGGTGCGCTCGGGTGTCGCGCGCCAGGCCGGTCAGCTGTCCGGAGTCGTTCAGGTGTGAGGGGTAGGACAGGTCGGCGGTCACATGGCCGTCGTGGAGGCGCGCGGTGAGCTTGAGGGCGTAGCCGCGGTCGTTCTCGGGTCCTCGGACCGGGCCCTGCCGGTGTCGTGAGGGCGACAGCCGAAGCTCGTCGTCCTGCGGGAAGGCGAGCGTGCCCAGGTAGTTGAAGCACACGTCGGTGCGCTGTGGCCGACCGTGGAGCCCGTAGGCAACGCCGAGGCGGGGCACATCTGCCAGTGCGGCCTCAGCGGCCTTGATCGTGGCCGTCATGTCGTCGGCGACGGACGCGATGCTGACGGGAAAGGTGGAGGTGAACCAGCCCACCACACGGGAGACGTCCAGGTCCTCGTCGAATGGGAGTCGTCCATGGCTCTCGACGTCCACCACGACCTCGTCTGTGGCGCGCGCTGTGGCCAGTGCCTGAGCGAAGGCACCGAGCAGGACAGCGTGAGGGGGCAGCCCAGTGCGATTCAGCGCGTCGGTCTGGGTGCGGGACAGGCGGAACCAGACCGTCTCGGCGTCGGCCTCGCGGTTGTCGTCGATGGCAGGGGCTGTGGGCGAGGTGGTGATGTCGTCCCAGTGCTGGAGGTCATCGGCCAGGGCAGGGGCCTGGATGCGCAGGTGGGTGGCCCAGTCGCCGAAGTCGGTGGGCGCGGGAGCGAGCGACGGGTCTGCGCCGCGCAGCCGTTCGGCGTAGCAGCGGGCCAGGTCGTTGGTGACGATGCGCCAGGAGACGGCGTCCATGCACAGGTGATGGGACACCAGGAGGAGGTGACTGCGTTCGGTGCCGAGGAACAGGTGGGCCTGTAGCAGGGCGCCGTCCTCGACCCGGATCCGCTGCTGGCAGGCGGCGGCGGTCTCCTCGATGTGCCGTTCGGCCTTGTCGGCCGCGGTCGGCAGGGTGGAGCTGGTGAAGGGCGTGCCGGGCTCGGTGAGCACGCGGCGGACGCCCTTGGGTCCGGGGCGGAAGGCGGTGCGGAGCAAAGGGTGCAGGCGGACCACGTCGGCCACCGCGGCGGCCATGATCTTCGGGCGGACGGGAGGGTCGGCGTCCAGCAGCACCGCTTGGTTCCACTGGTCGGGCTGGGGGAAGTGCTGCCGGAAGAACCATTCCTGGGCGGGTGACAGCGCGGTGTCCTCGGCCAGAACCGGGACCGCCGGGCGGTCCGTGGTTTCGGGGTCCTCGGCCATGGCGCCCGCTCGGAGCCGGGTGGCAAGGGCGGCCGCTGTGGGTTCGGCCAGAAAAGTCGCAGCGGATACCCGATGGCCGCGGGACTGGAGGTCCGCGATCACCTGGATGGCATCAATGGAGTTGCCGCCGACCGACGAGAAGTCGTCGTACGGGGTGAAGTCGTCGTGACCGAGTTGGCGCCGCCAAGCCGTCAACACCTCGTCCAGCAACGGATCTTCGGAGGAGCGGGGGCTTCTGCGCTCGGTTGTGCTCTCCTCGACCAGCTGACGCAGCGCCGCGTGGTCGGTCTTGCCGTTCCCGGTCCGTGGGAAGGCTTCGAGGACTTCGATGCGGTCCGGGACCATGTACGACGGCAGCACTTCCCGGGCTCGGGCTCGGAGCGCGGCCGATCGGTCACGCGTACCGGATGCCGCGCTGACCACGGCGACCAGTCGGCCCTGCTCGTCGGGCAGCACCATCGCGAGGGCGTCGGTGACGCCGGGCATCCGGCGTAACTCCGCTTCGACGTGGCCGAGTTCGACGCGGTGGCCGCGTACCTTGACCTGCCGGTCGCCGCGGCCGAGGAATTCCAGCACACCCTGGGCGTCGGCCCGGACCCGGTCGCCGGTGCGGTAGGCCACGCCGAGACCGGGGTGTCGCGCGGCCACGTCCTCGGTGAACGCCGCCGCCGTGGCTTCCGGGGCGTCTCGGTAGCCGAGTGCTACCGAAGGTCCGACCACGTACAGCTCGCCGGTCGCGTCGCGCTCGTGGAAGGCGCCGTCCGGCGTGCGGACGAAGAGCCGGTTGGCACCGAGCGGGCGGCCTATCGGTACCGATACCGCGTCGCCCAGGGCGTCGAGGTCGGTCTCGGAGGTCAGGAGGTGGACGGAGACGCCGACCGTCGTCTCGGTCGGGCCGTAGTGGTTGACCAGTGTGTCGGTGATGCCGGAGGCGATGACTCTGCGGGCCAGCGGCAGGGGCAGGAGCTCGCCGCCGAGCAGCAGGTGGCGGAGGATCGGCCGGGTGGCGCCGTCGAGCCCGTATGCCTCGGACAGGACGCTCCAGTGCGAGGGCGTGGTCTTGATGACGTCGATCCCCTCGGCGCACAGATAGCGGAGCAGCCCTGCCGGGTCGCGCCGTGTGGCGTCGTCGACCAGATGCAGTGTGCCGCCGGTCCACAGGGCGAGGAAGACGCAGGTGTTCCCGAGATCGGCAGCGAGCGTGGTGATGTGGGCGTACTGGAGCGGCACGGTGATGTCGAGCCGCTCCAGCAGGGACTCGGTGTAGTGCCGGATGTTGGCGTGCGTGACCATGACGCCCTTGGGCACGCCGGTCGAGCCGGAAGTGTGCAGCACGTACGCGGTGTCGGTGTCCTGTGCTGCGAGGGTGGTCACGTCCCCATCGAGGGGCTCGCCGGTGTCTTCCTGTACGTCGATGACGTTGAGCCCGTGCCGACGCAGTTCGTCGACGTACGGTGCCGCACCGAGTACGAGGTCGGGGCGGGCCGCGGCCAGGCGGCCCGCCCCCTCGGAGACCGGATCGGACGGGTCGATCACGGTGTACGCGGCACCGGCGGAGAGCGCGGCCAGGAGCGCGGCGACAGCCGCGGGCGTACGGTCCAGGTGGACGCCGACGAGATGCCCGCGGCCGATGCCTTGGTGGCGCAGCCGGCGGGCCAGTCGTGAGACCCAGAAGTCGAGCTGTGCGTAGGTCAGACGATCGTGACCCACGGCAACGGCCGTCCGGTTCGGGTGAGCCCTCGCGTGCGCTTGGATCTGAGCCGGGAGCATCTACTTCTCGTCCTCTGGGTGTCGACGCGTGGCCGAGCGGCCGGTGGTGGGGCGTCAGCTCCAGAACAGGAGCGGTTCCTGCGGGCCCTTGGTGAGGATGAAGGCGCTGGCTCCGACCCGGTGTCGGTCCTTGGCCGGCGTCACCGCGTGTAGCTGACGGGGGCTCATGAGGATGAGGTCCCCGGCTTCCGGGTGGATCTGAAGAATTGGCTTCTCGATGGAGTCCGGCTCCAGGCCCTCGACATCGAGGATCGTCTTCTTCTCTTCCGGAGACGGCTCGCGCAGCCAGAGCTGGAGGTCGCCGCCCTCGTCCGCGGACTGCAAAAAGATATTGGCAACGAGTTGGTTGAGCACGCCATCGATCTCGGGGGCGTCGGTCTCCCAGTCGATCGAGTCGCTGTGCGGCCAGAACTCCGAAGTGTTCGGCTGGAAGACCCGGAGGGCACCGACGAAGCAGGCCCGGTCTCGCAGGCGCAGCAGGTTGGCTCCTGCCGGCCACAGCTCCTGCAGGTCCAGTCGGATGCGGTCCACCGGCGCGATGTAGGGATGGAACATCGAGCGGACGTCTTCGATCGCGGAGAGCGCCTGCTCGTGGTATTTATTCGTCAGCTCCTTGTCCCACTTGGTATCAATGTGGGGCATGTGGACACGACCGACACTGCTGGTGTGCTGCTTGTGATAATGGCCGAGTTCTTGGTGATTGATTGCCTTTTCGGCGACCTTGGCCGCGACCTCGGCCGGGTAATAGCCGCGCACGTGGATCGCAGCGATCTCTCGACTGGCGAGCTTGAGCAGGTTATCTGTGGTGAGTTCGTGCGCGACCGTGCTTGTGGCGGACCGTACGACGTCGGGCAAGGTGGTCACGGATGGCTTCCTCTCAGTGACGGCGCAGGAACTGGTGCGAGAGCGTGACCGCACTCGGACTTGATTTCGCGTTCATTCGGATCGGCGGTAACGGCGAAACAGTCCGGATCGGAAAGAATGGAATTCGCCGGTCACGACGGTATGGCCGACCGGAGAACAGCGGTTTGAAACCCTTGATCTCAAACGCGGGCGCTCATTGCGGTTCTCCTCCAGTCGCGCGCTGTAAAGCACATGTCGTTCGCGAATTGGACTGCCGAAGACTCGTCAGTGGGTGGAACCCAGGCTTGCACGACCCGGAATCCAGAGTAATTCAGAAGTTCAATGGGATATTGAATTTTAGTTTGGGTGATCTCCCTCAGCGGTGTCAACGATGGGCAACGAAAACTAGGGAAACCACTAAAAACGCTGCGGTTCGCAGTCCAGCGCCCAGGAGAGCCGACGGATGTTCGACCTGCTCGTGATCCGGTTGTACGGCAGGCCGGTTGTCCGGCATCACTGCTCCTCGTGCGGGTGCAGATGGGCCCGCTCGGCGCCGCCCGACCGGCTGGGCTCCTCTTTCGGGTTTGGCGTGCCGATCCGGATAAGAGGAATTGGCGCCGGCAGCCTCGGCGCGGCCCATCCCGGCCGTCAGGCGCCTTCCAGCCCCGGCACGGAGGGGCACGACGGACGCGTGGTTCTGACCTACACCGCGGACGCTCTTGCCGTCCACCGCGAGGGTGCCGACCTGCTGGGTCGGCACCCAGCAGGTCGGCCAGGCCACCGGGGCAGACGGCGTTCAGGACGCGGAACAGAGGCTCCCTATGTCTTCGACGCCGGTTCCACGTCCCGCAGCAGCTGGCCGAACGCTGCCTCGTCGATGACCGGGGTGCCGAACTGGCGGGCCTTGACCACCTTGGACGTACCGGAGTCCGGGTCGTTCGTCACGAGGAGGCTGGTGAGCCGCGACAGGCTCGTCGCGACATGCAGTCCGGCCTCGACGGCGCGGTCCTCCAGCAGGTCGCGCTCGACCGAGGTGTCTCCGGAGAACGCGATGCGCATGCCCTGCTTGAGCTGCTTGCCCGGTTCGTACCGCCCAGGGTTGGGATACGGGCAGGCGGGCCGCTTGCGCGAGGGGCGCCAACTCCCGGACGGGTAGCCCCCGGACGGATAGCCGCCGGACGGATAGCCGCCGGACGAGTAGCCGCCGCCGGACTGGCGGCCGATGCGTGGTGCCGACCGGTCCGACCACTCCGTCAGCGGACGGCACTCGAGAAGCGGCAGCCGTACGCCCTCGCGCGCGGCGGCCCGCAGACTCGGCCGGAACGCCTCGGCCAGCACGCGCGCGTCGTCCAGCGCGTGGTGCGCGCGCCGCTGTACGACACCGAAGTGCGCGGCGAGCGACTCCAGCTTGTGGTTGGCCAGCGGCAGACCCAGTTCCTTGGACAGCGCGATGGTGCACAGCCGCTGACGGACCGGCGCCTCGCGCTCCGCTCGCGCGTACTCCCGCGCGATCATCGACCAGTCGAACACCGCGTTGTGCGCGACGAGGACGCGGCCGTCGAGCCGCGCCGCGAACTCCTCGGCGATCTCCGGGAACAGGGGCGCCCCTTCGAGGACGTCGCTCGTCAGACCGTGGATCCACACCGGCCCGGGGTCCCGCTCCGGATTGATCACCGTGTACCAGTGGTCCTCGACCTCGCCGCGCGCGTCCAGCCGGTAGACCGCGGCCGACACTATGCGGTCGTCGCGGGCCAGTCCTGTGGTCTCCACGTCGACGACCGCGTATCCCTGCGGATAAGCGGCCGGCCACGGGGTGGTGGACGGTGCGGTCTGATGGTCTTCGAGCATGGTCACTGAGGATAAGGGGCGCGACTGACAGTCCTGTCCCCGGAGTCCGGAACCACTGGCCGGATCCGCACTGCTCAGCACGGGAGTTGCACGGCGAGCGCACCGTGTCGCATGAGGTTCGGGTCGGTTCACCCGTTCGAGTTGGTGCGGGCCCGTGCCTGCACGGCTATGGACCATTGCGGTGCCCGGTGCGACTGTGCTCCGCGCCTGGAATGCACGCGACGCGAAGGGCGGTACGACATGGCACGCGTACGGTACGGCGCGCGGACCGAGGCGGAGGTCGCCGCCGCGCGCACCGCGAGCTCCCGGCTCCCCGACATCTGGTCCACCGGTGTGGTGGCCGTCTGGGAGAGCGACCCGGACGCGGTGGCGGCGGTGCTGCCGCCCCCGCTCAAACCCACCGGGCGGCCCCTGGTCCGGGTGAACATCAGCAAGGTCGACCTGCCCGGATACCCCCTGGGCGCGGGCTCGTTCGCGGTCGCCGCCGCGCACGACGGGGTCGAGGGCTGGTATCCGCTCGTCATGCCGATGACCCACGAGCGGGCCCTCATCGGCGGCCGCGAGGTCTTCGGGGAGCCCAAGAAACTCGGCGAGGTGACGGTCGAACGCGACGGTCTCGTCGTCCGCGCCGCCCTCGCCCGGCACGGCATCGAGTTCGTGGAAGTGCGCGGCGCGGTCAGCGGGGCGCTGCCCCTGCCGGAGCCGGTCCAGAAGACCGACTTCTACTTCAAGTTCCTCCCGGCGGTGGACGGTTCGGGCTTCGACGCCGACCCCGTACTCGTGCACTGCCTGCGCAACGAGAAGGTGCGCAAGCTGGAGCGGATCACCGGTGACGTTGTCCTCCGGGAGTCCATGTACGACCCGGTCGCCGACCTCCCCGTACGCGAACTCGTCGACATCACCCTCGGTGAGAAGACGACGGACCAGCAGGGCCGGGTCGTCGAACGGGTCAGCGCACAGGCCCTGTTGCCGTACATCCACCAGCGCTACGACGACCCGCGGCAGATCCTCGACGGGCCGCCCGAGGGGAGCGTCTGAATGGAACTGAGGGCGGGACAGGTCGCCGTCGTCACCGGCGCCGCGAGCGGCATCGGGCTGGCCATGGCGCGGCGGTTCGCGGCGGACGGGCTGAAGGTCGTCCTCGCGGACGTCGAGGAGGGCGCCCTGGAGAAGGCCACCGCGGGGCTCCGCGAGGACGGGGCCGTGGCGCACGCGCGCGTGGTCGACGTCGGGCAGCGCGAGGAGGTCTTCGCGCTCGCCGAGGAGACGTACGAGAAGTTCGGTGCCGTGCACGTCCTGTGCAACAACGCCGGTGTCGGCTCGGGTGCCGAGGGCCGCATGTGGGAGCACGACCCGAACGACTGGAAGTGGGCGTTCGCGGTCAACGTCTGGGGCGTCTTCCACGGCGTCCAGGCCTTCGTGCCGCGGATGCTGGCCGGCGGCGAGCCGGGCCATGTCGTCAACACCTCGTCCGGCGACGGCGGCATCGCGCCCCTGCCCACCGCCTCCGTGTACGCCGTCACGAAAGCCGCCGTCGTGACGATGACCGAGTCGCTGTACGCGCACCTGAAGGCCGAGCACGCGCGCGTGGGGGCCTCCGTGCTCTTCCCGGGGCCCCACATGCTCCGTACGGGGTTATGGGAGTCGCACCGCAACCGGCCCGCCCGGTACGCGAAGCAGAAGCCCCGCAGGACCCCGTACCGGAGTCTCGATCAGTGGGAGGCCGCGATGAAGGAGGCGGGGAAGGACGTGCGGTTCACGCCGGTCGAGGAGGTCGCGGACTTCGTGGCGGACGGCATCCGCGCGGACCGCTTCTGGCTGTTGCCCGAGAGCGAACACAGCGACCGGCAGATCCGGGCGAGGTCCCGGTCGATGCTCGACCGCGCCGAACCGGCGTACCTGGAGCACTTCATCCTGGACTGAGGAGGCCGCAGTGACCGACCAGGACCCGTACCTGATCATCTCCTCCGACTGCCATGCCGGGCTCCCCACCG from Streptomyces sp. NBC_00878 harbors:
- a CDS encoding SDR family oxidoreductase, which translates into the protein MTDRRIAVVTGASSGIGRAVVRDLAQRGAHVVAAGRRAEQLKELAAEVATAPGRTVPVEGDITQAGHTEELLATAEREWGPADVFVAAAGQGLPGTVLSSDPERWEQLVEVNYLAMLRQLRVVAAEFRKRAEADDGARARDIVVIGSTVGRQVSAANPVYGSTKFAVHSLVEALRQEVCRHNIRVTLIEPGFVRSGFQEAAGYDTAWFEAIAEENGPLLVPEDVAEVIGYVIGRPIHVHLDDIRLRPTRQRP
- a CDS encoding amino acid adenylation domain-containing protein translates to MLPAQIQAHARAHPNRTAVAVGHDRLTYAQLDFWVSRLARRLRHQGIGRGHLVGVHLDRTPAAVAALLAALSAGAAYTVIDPSDPVSEGAGRLAAARPDLVLGAAPYVDELRRHGLNVIDVQEDTGEPLDGDVTTLAAQDTDTAYVLHTSGSTGVPKGVMVTHANIRHYTESLLERLDITVPLQYAHITTLAADLGNTCVFLALWTGGTLHLVDDATRRDPAGLLRYLCAEGIDVIKTTPSHWSVLSEAYGLDGATRPILRHLLLGGELLPLPLARRVIASGITDTLVNHYGPTETTVGVSVHLLTSETDLDALGDAVSVPIGRPLGANRLFVRTPDGAFHERDATGELYVVGPSVALGYRDAPEATAAAFTEDVAARHPGLGVAYRTGDRVRADAQGVLEFLGRGDRQVKVRGHRVELGHVEAELRRMPGVTDALAMVLPDEQGRLVAVVSAASGTRDRSAALRARAREVLPSYMVPDRIEVLEAFPRTGNGKTDHAALRQLVEESTTERRSPRSSEDPLLDEVLTAWRRQLGHDDFTPYDDFSSVGGNSIDAIQVIADLQSRGHRVSAATFLAEPTAAALATRLRAGAMAEDPETTDRPAVPVLAEDTALSPAQEWFFRQHFPQPDQWNQAVLLDADPPVRPKIMAAAVADVVRLHPLLRTAFRPGPKGVRRVLTEPGTPFTSSTLPTAADKAERHIEETAAACQQRIRVEDGALLQAHLFLGTERSHLLLVSHHLCMDAVSWRIVTNDLARCYAERLRGADPSLAPAPTDFGDWATHLRIQAPALADDLQHWDDITTSPTAPAIDDNREADAETVWFRLSRTQTDALNRTGLPPHAVLLGAFAQALATARATDEVVVDVESHGRLPFDEDLDVSRVVGWFTSTFPVSIASVADDMTATIKAAEAALADVPRLGVAYGLHGRPQRTDVCFNYLGTLAFPQDDELRLSPSRHRQGPVRGPENDRGYALKLTARLHDGHVTADLSYPSHLNDSGQLTGLARDTRAHLLEAAGLPPEEGQFVVEPGSTTGLLVQVPRTLRFEPPADSGLGRTGVREYGTVLLTGATGFIGAHLLHLLLTRTSGTIYCLVRDRDGCPAAERLRETLTWYLPDGDFDRYADRLTVLAGDLAEPAFGLPDRDYARLVREVEAVFHLAADTRLFGDRDSFTRLNTDPVRAVVALASNGRPKDLHYVSTLAVCGAGPEGEPAVFSEETLNIGQSFLNEYERSKYEAERIVHEFTAAGGTGFIYRSGNVTGHSVTGRFQRNGGDSRLVQLLRAAVQIGRVPSVDARTVALSPVDVVAEGILQISRSERVSGGTFHVDTLHEVPYADLFGALCDLGFDLEPDEAADFAPLFADHLADGDEQIALAHFWASRPERNVRYDHSRTHRLLTRLDVSFPAPDRSWLHAWLTGVIDQGELPLRPLHEPADR
- a CDS encoding 2OG-Fe(II) oxygenase; translation: MTTLPDVVRSATSTVAHELTTDNLLKLASREIAAIHVRGYYPAEVAAKVAEKAINHQELGHYHKQHTSSVGRVHMPHIDTKWDKELTNKYHEQALSAIEDVRSMFHPYIAPVDRIRLDLQELWPAGANLLRLRDRACFVGALRVFQPNTSEFWPHSDSIDWETDAPEIDGVLNQLVANIFLQSADEGGDLQLWLREPSPEEKKTILDVEGLEPDSIEKPILQIHPEAGDLILMSPRQLHAVTPAKDRHRVGASAFILTKGPQEPLLFWS
- a CDS encoding DEDDh family exonuclease — its product is MLEDHQTAPSTTPWPAAYPQGYAVVDVETTGLARDDRIVSAAVYRLDARGEVEDHWYTVINPERDPGPVWIHGLTSDVLEGAPLFPEIAEEFAARLDGRVLVAHNAVFDWSMIAREYARAEREAPVRQRLCTIALSKELGLPLANHKLESLAAHFGVVQRRAHHALDDARVLAEAFRPSLRAAAREGVRLPLLECRPLTEWSDRSAPRIGRQSGGGYSSGGYPSGGYPSGGYPSGSWRPSRKRPACPYPNPGRYEPGKQLKQGMRIAFSGDTSVERDLLEDRAVEAGLHVATSLSRLTSLLVTNDPDSGTSKVVKARQFGTPVIDEAAFGQLLRDVEPASKT
- a CDS encoding acetoacetate decarboxylase family protein produces the protein MARVRYGARTEAEVAAARTASSRLPDIWSTGVVAVWESDPDAVAAVLPPPLKPTGRPLVRVNISKVDLPGYPLGAGSFAVAAAHDGVEGWYPLVMPMTHERALIGGREVFGEPKKLGEVTVERDGLVVRAALARHGIEFVEVRGAVSGALPLPEPVQKTDFYFKFLPAVDGSGFDADPVLVHCLRNEKVRKLERITGDVVLRESMYDPVADLPVRELVDITLGEKTTDQQGRVVERVSAQALLPYIHQRYDDPRQILDGPPEGSV
- a CDS encoding SDR family NAD(P)-dependent oxidoreductase codes for the protein MELRAGQVAVVTGAASGIGLAMARRFAADGLKVVLADVEEGALEKATAGLREDGAVAHARVVDVGQREEVFALAEETYEKFGAVHVLCNNAGVGSGAEGRMWEHDPNDWKWAFAVNVWGVFHGVQAFVPRMLAGGEPGHVVNTSSGDGGIAPLPTASVYAVTKAAVVTMTESLYAHLKAEHARVGASVLFPGPHMLRTGLWESHRNRPARYAKQKPRRTPYRSLDQWEAAMKEAGKDVRFTPVEEVADFVADGIRADRFWLLPESEHSDRQIRARSRSMLDRAEPAYLEHFILD